The Aureitalea marina genome includes a window with the following:
- a CDS encoding T9SS type B sorting domain-containing protein, translating into MKRKLPFLFLILGYWVFGQECPDLTSPLNGQNNVPVDTAISWEEVVGVTGYIISLGTTPGGGEIVNEQAVGIDTTFLPPLGLPESTQIFVTITLFLFDQPDIVCPSQSFTTAQVTTLPDCSVMTTPLDGQTNVNVGTFIQWSYAPRATGYLITIGTAPGSGDIVDQLDVGNTLTYNPPADFPPSAEIFVLIEPYNEIGRAQNCQEFSFLTGELGQPPGCTRLITPPDGAINVPLTPFLEWEAVPGATGYIVNIGSSPFENDVLDGGIFTETSTFVINFEPNRTYFVEIIPFNDAGEAQGCIQESFSTILGCGPFFDQETGELVDLKPEIDFPDSVGICSGQIPAQITTQDTADGFRWYKIQEDGTEIIISSEPTVNISSTGLYRYEAYNTLIQEDFEIECVAEQVFEVEQSSIATIQRVKITPGEDDFDVSVLVTGEGVYEYSLDENGPYQPRNEFLNLPEGAYVVYVRDINGCGIASRPFNLAFPPGGFPPYFSPNGDGINDFWQYIAPRQGEALPLTVISIFDRFGKLLGQVRPGEQGWDGLYNGNPLPSDGYWYKAETSDNRVFTGYFSLVR; encoded by the coding sequence ATGAAAAGGAAACTACCTTTTCTCTTTTTGATTCTGGGCTATTGGGTCTTTGGGCAGGAGTGTCCTGATCTGACCTCACCTTTGAATGGGCAGAACAACGTTCCCGTGGATACCGCAATTAGTTGGGAGGAGGTCGTAGGGGTAACCGGTTATATCATCTCATTGGGGACGACCCCAGGAGGTGGTGAGATCGTCAATGAACAAGCAGTTGGTATAGACACTACTTTTCTGCCACCGCTGGGACTACCTGAATCCACTCAGATCTTTGTCACCATAACCCTCTTTCTTTTTGACCAACCGGATATAGTGTGTCCCTCACAATCGTTTACAACTGCCCAAGTGACCACATTACCGGATTGTAGCGTGATGACCACCCCTTTGGACGGACAGACTAATGTCAATGTGGGAACTTTCATCCAATGGAGTTATGCACCACGGGCCACGGGATATTTGATCACAATAGGAACTGCCCCTGGAAGTGGAGATATAGTCGATCAACTCGATGTGGGCAATACACTGACTTACAATCCTCCTGCAGATTTCCCTCCATCTGCGGAGATATTTGTATTGATAGAGCCTTACAATGAGATTGGACGAGCTCAGAATTGTCAGGAATTTAGTTTTCTGACCGGGGAGTTAGGTCAACCTCCGGGCTGTACCCGGTTGATAACCCCTCCGGACGGAGCGATCAACGTGCCCCTAACCCCTTTCCTGGAGTGGGAGGCTGTTCCCGGGGCTACAGGTTATATTGTCAATATTGGTAGTTCGCCATTTGAAAATGATGTGCTGGATGGAGGCATCTTCACCGAAACTTCCACCTTTGTGATCAATTTTGAGCCCAATCGAACCTATTTCGTTGAGATCATCCCCTTTAACGATGCAGGTGAAGCACAGGGATGTATACAAGAGTCGTTTTCAACCATATTGGGATGCGGCCCTTTCTTCGATCAGGAAACTGGAGAACTGGTCGATCTGAAACCGGAGATCGATTTCCCAGATAGCGTCGGAATCTGTTCCGGCCAGATTCCTGCACAGATCACAACTCAGGATACTGCCGACGGTTTCCGATGGTACAAGATCCAGGAGGATGGTACCGAGATCATAATTTCGAGCGAACCTACGGTCAATATTTCCAGTACAGGTCTTTATCGATATGAAGCCTATAACACCCTGATCCAGGAAGATTTTGAGATCGAATGTGTGGCCGAGCAGGTATTCGAAGTGGAACAGTCCTCCATAGCAACTATTCAACGGGTAAAAATCACACCTGGAGAGGACGATTTCGATGTGAGTGTTTTGGTTACAGGAGAAGGGGTTTATGAATACTCATTGGACGAGAACGGGCCCTATCAACCCAGAAACGAATTCCTTAATTTGCCTGAGGGGGCTTATGTAGTCTATGTTCGGGATATCAATGGTTGTGGCATAGCATCCAGGCCATTTAACCTAGCCTTTCCGCCAGGAGGATTTCCGCCATATTTCTCTCCCAATGGAGACGGGATCAATGATTTTTGGCAGTATATAGCTCCAAGACAGGGGGAGGCCCTTCCGCTAACGGTAATCTCCATCTTCGACAGATTTGGAAAATTGCTTGGCCAGGTCAGACCGGGTGAGCAGGGTTGGGATGGCCTCTACAATGGTAACCCATTACCTTCAGATGGCTATTGGTATAAGGCAGAAACCTCAGATAACAGGGTTTTTACGGGCTACTTTTCCCTGGTTCGTTGA
- a CDS encoding GNAT family N-acetyltransferase translates to MIRWANSAEIPKILQITKACAHSMIERGILQWNESYPNQEQFAEDIRRNELYVYIYNEEVIGCIVITSLKDSEYEPIQWLTSELEHYYIHRLAVHPDHQGKGYARKLMDFAERKGREDGVASIRLDTFSKNPRNQHFYKQRGYLKVGHIFLPNQSEYPFYCFELPLINEPGKSSP, encoded by the coding sequence ATGATTCGTTGGGCTAATTCGGCCGAAATTCCCAAAATACTTCAGATTACAAAGGCCTGCGCTCATTCAATGATTGAGAGAGGAATCCTACAATGGAATGAATCCTATCCCAATCAGGAGCAATTTGCTGAAGATATTCGACGAAATGAACTTTATGTTTATATCTATAATGAAGAGGTGATCGGTTGTATCGTGATCACTTCTTTGAAGGATTCCGAATACGAACCCATTCAATGGCTTACTTCGGAATTGGAGCACTATTACATTCATCGGTTAGCTGTCCATCCGGATCACCAAGGCAAAGGGTATGCGCGCAAACTGATGGACTTCGCCGAGCGGAAGGGCCGTGAAGATGGGGTGGCAAGTATACGGTTGGACACCTTCAGTAAGAATCCTAGAAACCAACATTTCTACAAGCAAAGAGGCTATTTAAAAGTAGGTCATATCTTTCTCCCAAATCAGAGTGAATATCCATTTTATTGCTTCGAACTGCCTTTGATCAACGAACCAGGGAAAAGTAGCCCGTAA
- a CDS encoding MATE family efflux transporter, whose protein sequence is MNQSTTDISFRRIQQLAIPAIIAGIAEPVLSSTDAAVVGNIPVNGTEALAAVGIVGSFLSMLIWILAQTRAAISSIVSQNLGAGKIDELRSFPAQAIYFNIGLSILVLVGTYAFVEEIFRLLNASGEILKLSLEYYDIRVWGFPFTLFTFAVFGIFRGLQNTFWPMIIAATGAVMNIGLDFLLVYGLQDLIPPMGIKGAAWASLMSQLVMALMSMILLLKKTQISLRLQFPLHPEIKRLVYMSFNLFIRSLALNAALMLAVREATYLGTKYIAAHAIAINLWLFAAFFLDGYGAAGNILGGKLKGAGQFKALLTVSKRVNGYNQVVAAILIIFGIILYKPLGLLFNKDPEVLAVFNDMFYLALISLPICAFAFTFDSIFKGLGEMKYLRNVLLGATLIGFIPSLYLFKYLGWGIQGIWLSIIVWIGYRAVALIVRFSQKYVPLARNSS, encoded by the coding sequence TTGAATCAGTCCACCACGGATATCTCTTTTAGACGCATCCAGCAACTTGCCATTCCGGCTATCATTGCTGGCATAGCCGAACCTGTACTCTCCAGTACCGATGCGGCCGTAGTAGGAAATATTCCCGTCAATGGAACCGAAGCTCTGGCCGCCGTGGGAATTGTTGGCTCTTTTTTATCCATGTTGATTTGGATTCTCGCTCAAACCAGGGCCGCGATCTCCTCCATTGTATCTCAAAACCTGGGGGCGGGTAAGATCGATGAATTGAGAAGTTTCCCGGCACAGGCCATCTACTTTAATATCGGCCTTAGTATCCTTGTCTTGGTAGGAACTTATGCCTTTGTAGAGGAAATATTCCGACTGTTGAACGCAAGCGGTGAGATCCTTAAGTTAAGTTTGGAATACTATGACATCCGGGTCTGGGGATTTCCTTTTACATTGTTCACATTTGCCGTGTTCGGCATCTTTCGGGGACTTCAGAACACCTTTTGGCCAATGATCATCGCCGCTACCGGTGCGGTCATGAATATAGGGCTGGATTTCTTATTGGTCTATGGATTGCAAGACCTGATACCGCCTATGGGAATAAAGGGTGCTGCCTGGGCTAGCTTGATGTCTCAACTGGTGATGGCCCTTATGTCCATGATCTTGCTATTGAAAAAGACCCAGATCTCCTTGCGTCTGCAATTTCCACTTCACCCTGAGATCAAACGATTGGTGTATATGAGTTTCAATCTCTTTATCCGGTCTTTGGCATTGAATGCCGCATTGATGCTTGCCGTACGAGAAGCTACTTATCTGGGAACAAAATACATAGCAGCCCATGCCATAGCTATTAATCTTTGGCTTTTCGCTGCTTTCTTCCTAGACGGCTACGGGGCAGCGGGGAATATTCTCGGTGGTAAGCTGAAAGGGGCCGGACAGTTTAAGGCACTATTGACCGTCAGTAAACGGGTGAATGGTTACAATCAGGTTGTGGCAGCGATCCTGATCATTTTCGGGATCATCTTGTATAAACCCTTGGGACTGCTCTTTAATAAGGACCCGGAAGTGCTGGCCGTCTTCAATGATATGTTCTACCTGGCCCTAATCAGCCTGCCCATCTGTGCTTTTGCCTTTACTTTCGATTCTATCTTTAAGGGCTTGGGCGAGATGAAGTATTTACGAAATGTGCTGTTAGGCGCGACCTTGATCGGCTTCATTCCCTCTTTATATCTTTTCAAATACCTGGGCTGGGGTATCCAAGGTATCTGGCTCTCCATCATCGT